From a region of the Procambarus clarkii isolate CNS0578487 chromosome 18, FALCON_Pclarkii_2.0, whole genome shotgun sequence genome:
- the LOC138366085 gene encoding blastula protease 10-like yields the protein MALRCSGADVDSPIRSGQAGNGSLVKVKSVEDRPKLIPPPPPTFEQQVKVKSGEDRPKLTPPPPPPRENHTAPQADMNVEVKFENDGPVTPPSTRNNTNFRPLKTLSKGFEYSNPDFVAEEPLYQKDMLLTPQQWQALRERKTVANLTTRWPAGPDGSPLVPYITVSPVDVEAVKVGLKHWMSNTCVKFALTTNTQQPHLRFIQDTGCYSFFGRQTTNGQNVSIGIGCTEVGTVAHEIGHALGFVHEQSRPERNKYVTVVPENIVPDLMHNFEYYLSSDINNYNITYDYSSVMHYGPTYFTNNGKVTLSTKDYFAQGLIGQRIGLSHRDKHMANIMYGCIGKWLKACKVPADPCKNGGYFGVKCACVCPPGTSGTSCQTVTGGYYGSKCIYVIKAPRCHYPRLTFSSFELNGRDPKCNTVNCCFYDILEIRTTNTVSGPVYCGTDIAAGQVFTASVNPLIVFFDTSSDLYPGWSATVSFVPIAGCNIVKRLEGYIVFPTYIEIAETESPQLGV from the exons atggcgctgaggtgcagtggtgcagacgttgattcaccaatcagaagcgggcagGCAGGAAATGGTAGCTTG GTAAAAGTGAAATCTGTTGAAGATAGACCTAAGCTGATACCACCACCGCCTCCAACTTTTGAGCAACAGGTAAAAGTGAAATCTGGTGAAGATAGACCtaagctcacaccaccaccaccacctccaagagAGAACCACACCGCCCCACAAGCAGATATGAAT GTTGAAGTAAAGTTTGAAAACGACGGACCAGTTACTCCTCCATCTACTAGAAATAATACAAACTTTCGACCCCTGAAAACACTT AGCAAAGGATTCGAATACAGTAACCCAGATTTTGTGGCCGAAGAGCCCCTCTACCAAAAGGACATGTTACTGACTCCCCAACAGTGGCAAGCTTTGAGGGAGAGGAAGACCGTTGCTAACCTGACCACACGCTGGCCAGCTGGACCCGACGGGTCTCCTCTGGTTCCGTACATCACAGTGAGTCCAG TGGACGTGGAGGCAGTAAAAGTAGGTTTGAAGCACTGGATGTCCAACACCTGTGTCAAGTTTGCGttgaccaccaacacccagcagccTCATCTTAGGTTCATACAGGATACTGGATGTTATTCTTTCTTTGGGCGACAAACCACCAATGGACAAAACGTTTCAATTGGCATAGGCTGCACGGAG GTTGGCACAGTAGCTCATGAAATCGGCCATGCCTTGGGGTTCGTCCACGAGCAGTCACGTCCAGAACGAAACAAATATGTCACTGTTGTCCCAGAGAACATCGTCCCGGATTTGATGCATAACTTCGAATATTATCTGTCATCCGATATTAACAACTACAATATAACTTATGACTACAGCTCAGTCATGCACTACGGACCCACG TACTTCACAAACAACGGGAAGGTGACCCTCAGTACTAAAGACTATTTCGCCCAGGGTTTAATTGGCCAGCGAATTGGCCTCTCTCACCGAGATAAACATATGGCAAACATCATGTATGGCTGCATCG GAAAATGGCTGAAGGCTTGTAAAGTCCCCGCAGACCCGTGCAAGAACGGCGGCTATTTTGGTGTcaaatgtgcgtgtgtgtgtcctcctggcacTTCCGGCACCAGCTGTCAAACTGTTACTGGGGGATACTACG GCTCAAAGTGCATTTACGTGATCAAGGCTCCTCGGTGCCACTATCCTAGACTCACCTTCAGCAGCTTCGAGCTGAACGGACGAGACCCTAAATGCAATACTGTGAATTGCTGCTTCTACGACATTCTGGAGATCAGGACAACCAACACCGTTAGCGGCCCAGT GTATTGTGGCACGGACATTGCAGCCGGCCAGGTGTTTACAGCATCAGTAAACCCCCTGATTGTCTTCTTTGACACATCAAGTGATTTATATCCTGGATGGTCGGCCACCGTGTCCTTCGTGCCAATTGCTGGATGCAA CATTGTCAAGCGCCTAGAAGGATATATTGTCTTTCCTACATATATTGAGATCGCTGAGACTGAAAGCCCCCAATTAGGAGTATAA